AatcttctttcgtttatttgCTCTTTCTATAGCTCTACGCTGTTTACTTGTCAACTTCTTTCCTGCCTCTGTTAGTTTCTTGGTTTTGGTGGACGTAGAAGAAACTTTGAATGCACCGCTACTAGACACAGCATTTGAATTTAACATTTCACTGTCACTGGAATCGTACTCTTCCTCTACTGCATCGTACACACTTTGCAATAAAGTATCTTTTTCTAAAGGTAGAGAAATTTCTTCGTCGCTGCAATCACTATCCTCTTCTTCGTGATTTTCAACCTCTATATTCTTACTGTTTTCTATATcctcttcattttcttcttcttcttcttcattttcttcaaaCTCTATAATAGACCTATCTGTACTTTCATCGTTAACATTCATGTCTGAAAGAATTGAACTATCTTCTTTGTTGCTCACGACATCATCGGATTCaatgtataaatcattttttatatcatCGCCTGAATATGGTAAACCGACTCTTATTTTTCTGAAATCTTGTAAGACAGATAATTGAGGCTTCGAccgttctttttcctctttacTTTCTGTTTGTTCTGTGTCTACATTGTCATTTTGTTTACCAGTATCGTTGTTGTCTATGGGAAGTTCATTATTGTCTGTTGTCCGTAGTAACGGCTCTTCAAAACCAGGAGGAGAAACATAGAAAGGTAATTTACCCCGTTGCCAATCATTTAAAACCATGCGCGAAACAATAGTAATATCTGGTTCTccttttttcaacaatttcccACTTTTATGAGCTAATTTCTCTAGAAAATCCATATGATCGTCCCATTCTggtattttataagtttttcgTATGTATTCTAGTTTTACTCGTGACAAGACACTCGAAATATAATCTTCTGGGTTTTGAACAAGCTCAACCCTCACTACACCTTTCAAAACCTTTTCTGTATCAGTTTCTGCGGAAGGATATACTACACCTGGacaatctattaaataaatacgtcGCATCAGAGTAATATATTGCCATACTTTTGTTTCACCTGCTATTGGCGCAACATTACATACTTTCTTCGACcttaaagtatttataattgaacTTTTTCCTGTGTTAGGATACCCAATAAAACCCACGCTAATCTGTTTCTTATCTATATGTAACTTTGCGAATTGCCTTAACAGATTTATTAATGAACCTTTACCAAATGGATGCGTCATTGAGGCATGAAACGCTATTGTCGGGTATTCTGCACTTAAAATAGCTACCCATCTTTGCGTAACCCATGTCGGTACGAGATCtactttgtttaaa
This is a stretch of genomic DNA from Nomia melanderi isolate GNS246 chromosome 1, iyNomMela1, whole genome shotgun sequence. It encodes these proteins:
- the Ns2 gene encoding nucleostemin 2, with the protein product MSKSKTATKPPRKEGFNRSKHSMNPDRPTENLKGVAKVRSKATIKRLQMYRCQKPKRDRTGKILRPAPFQGWQPSGSMSRIEPSQRWFGNSRVISQTMLQKFQDELGKAMKNPYNVVMKPTQLPVTMLQQQAVNARVHLLDTESFESVFGPKKLRKKPNIETSTYDALQKLAEEKAEVYDKEKDTKDVDLVRPDTGTKDAQRDWIMGAGQSRRIWNELYKVIDSSDVILQVLDARDPLGTRSPPIEKFLKTEKPHKHLMFILNKVDLVPTWVTQRWVAILSAEYPTIAFHASMTHPFGKGSLINLLRQFAKLHIDKKQISVGFIGYPNTGKSSIINTLRSKKVCNVAPIAGETKVWQYITLMRRIYLIDCPGVVYPSAETDTEKVLKGVVRVELVQNPEDYISSVLSRVKLEYIRKTYKIPEWDDHMDFLEKLAHKSGKLLKKGEPDITIVSRMVLNDWQRGKLPFYVSPPGFEEPLLRTTDNNELPIDNNDTGKQNDNVDTEQTESKEEKERSKPQLSVLQDFRKIRVGLPYSGDDIKNDLYIESDDVVSNKEDSSILSDMNVNDESTDRSIIEFEENEEEEEENEEDIENSKNIEVENHEEEDSDCSDEEISLPLEKDTLLQSVYDAVEEEYDSSDSEMLNSNAVSSSGAFKVSSTSTKTKKLTEAGKKLTSKQRRAIERANKRKKIGSNFYEVTNVKNRNRNRRIPKVKK